From a single Rutidosis leptorrhynchoides isolate AG116_Rl617_1_P2 chromosome 5, CSIRO_AGI_Rlap_v1, whole genome shotgun sequence genomic region:
- the LOC139849735 gene encoding uncharacterized protein gives MLKVSPRKGVIRIGKRGKLSPRYVGPFEVIEMIGPVAYRLKLPQEFSGIHNGFHVSNFKKCLSDENLVIPLEELSIDNKLHFVEESAEVMDREVKILKHRRIPIVKVCWNERRGPEFTWEREDHIRQKYPHLFDNRSTS, from the coding sequence atgcttaaagtttctccACGAAAAGGAGTAATAAGGATTGGGAAGCGAGGAAAGCTGAGTCCGAGATATGTAGGACCTTTTGAAGTTATTGAAATGATTGGTCCAGTTGCATATAGATTGAAACTACCACAAGAGTTTAGTGGTATTCACAATGGTTTTCATGTTTCAAACTTTAAGAAGTGTTTGTCGGATGAGAATTTAGTGATTCCTTTGGAAGAACTAAGTATCGATAACAAGTTGCATTTTGTTGAGGAATCAGCAGAGGTGATGGATCGTGAAGTGAAAATATTGAAGCATCGTaggattccgattgttaaagtttgTTGGAATGAACGGAGAggtccagagttcacgtgggaacgTGAGGACCATATAAGGCAGAA